A stretch of Pseudomonas sp. LRP2-20 DNA encodes these proteins:
- a CDS encoding YciC family protein, with amino-acid sequence MNPLSVLRDSLYFFRRHLASIIPLCLPLVVLEALTTQLLYRQLGDEASPAYGMLISLLFYPLYSAALILYLDTRSNGQEIPKRDLFARAVQLWPQLALLIMISSLLIMAGLALLVFPGVWIMINLVFAEYLLVLRGLPVVQSMRESARMTTGHFLRIMICVLGVLAPIWLIDGLLLMAFPEPAPGVELAMDSLSGFLQLFSTVVLYRLFMLLEGEAGA; translated from the coding sequence ATGAATCCGCTGAGCGTTCTGCGCGACTCCCTGTACTTCTTCCGCCGCCACCTGGCCAGCATCATCCCGCTGTGCCTGCCACTGGTGGTGCTCGAAGCCCTCACGACCCAGCTGCTGTACCGGCAACTGGGCGACGAGGCCTCTCCCGCTTACGGAATGCTGATCAGCCTGTTGTTCTACCCGCTGTACAGCGCGGCGCTGATCCTCTACCTGGATACCCGCAGCAACGGCCAGGAGATCCCCAAGCGCGACCTGTTCGCTCGCGCCGTGCAGCTATGGCCGCAACTGGCCCTGCTGATCATGATCAGCTCGCTGCTGATCATGGCCGGCCTTGCCCTGTTGGTCTTCCCTGGCGTGTGGATCATGATCAACCTGGTGTTCGCCGAGTACTTGCTGGTGTTGCGCGGCCTGCCGGTGGTGCAGTCGATGCGCGAAAGCGCACGCATGACCACCGGGCACTTCCTGCGCATCATGATCTGCGTGCTGGGAGTACTGGCACCGATCTGGCTGATCGACGGGCTGTTGCTGATGGCTTTCCCCGAACCCGCACCGGGGGTCGAACTGGCCATGGACAGCCTGAGCGGCTTCCTGCAACTGTTCAGCACCGTGGTGCTGTATCGCCTGTTCATGCTGCTGGAAGGTGAAGCCGGGGCCTGA
- a CDS encoding NYN domain-containing protein, whose translation MKKIALFADVQNLYYTVRQAYGCHFNYTALWKDVSREGEIVEAVAYAIDRGDSKQQQFQQILRNLGFDVRLKPFIQRSDGSAKGDWDVGITLDVIDAASRVDQVVLASGDGDFDLLLERVIQRHGTEAVVYGVPGLTALSLIRAATRYVPIEGALLLKH comes from the coding sequence GTGAAAAAGATCGCGCTGTTCGCCGATGTGCAGAACCTCTACTACACGGTGCGCCAGGCCTACGGTTGCCACTTCAACTACACCGCACTGTGGAAGGACGTCAGCCGCGAAGGCGAGATCGTCGAGGCCGTTGCCTATGCCATCGACCGTGGTGACAGCAAGCAGCAGCAGTTTCAGCAGATCCTGCGCAACCTGGGTTTTGACGTGCGCCTCAAACCGTTCATCCAGCGCAGCGACGGTTCGGCCAAGGGCGACTGGGACGTGGGCATCACCCTTGATGTGATCGATGCCGCCAGCCGGGTCGACCAGGTGGTGCTGGCCTCCGGTGACGGTGACTTCGACCTGCTGCTGGAGCGGGTGATCCAGCGCCACGGCACCGAGGCGGTGGTCTATGGCGTCCCTGGGCTGACCGCGTTGTCGCTGATTCGTGCCGCCACCCGTTATGTGCCCATCGAGGGCGCGCTGTTGCTCAAGCACTAA
- a CDS encoding DUF2076 domain-containing protein — MNTDEQNLIDGLFGRIKQAEDPSQPRDVQAQARIEEHVRQQPAAPYYMAQAILVQEAAIKRLDEQNKQLEAELKQARAQLEATRASSGNGGGGFLSSIFGAGARNPEPVQPQRASTPVASGGGWREPSAPGFSQPQPQPQMQAQPQAGFGAAPARSGASSFLGGAMQTAAGVAGGVLLAQGISSLFNHHSQPEEVVEVIKEEPAPASDSGGWNDQGGQQQVADNGGWGNDQGGWADTDYGSDDGGFFSDDDTFV; from the coding sequence ATGAACACTGATGAACAAAACCTGATCGACGGCCTGTTCGGCCGCATCAAGCAAGCCGAAGACCCGAGCCAGCCGCGTGATGTGCAGGCGCAGGCACGGATCGAGGAGCATGTCCGCCAGCAGCCGGCGGCGCCTTACTACATGGCCCAGGCGATCCTGGTTCAGGAAGCTGCGATCAAGCGCCTGGACGAACAGAACAAGCAGCTGGAGGCGGAGTTGAAGCAAGCCCGGGCCCAGCTTGAGGCAACCCGTGCCAGCAGCGGTAACGGCGGGGGTGGGTTCCTCTCCAGCATCTTTGGTGCTGGCGCACGCAACCCAGAGCCGGTTCAGCCGCAGCGCGCCAGCACGCCGGTAGCGTCGGGCGGTGGCTGGCGCGAGCCGAGTGCACCGGGCTTTTCCCAGCCGCAGCCGCAGCCGCAAATGCAAGCACAACCGCAAGCCGGTTTTGGCGCCGCGCCGGCGCGCAGTGGTGCCAGCAGCTTCCTCGGTGGTGCGATGCAGACCGCTGCGGGGGTTGCCGGTGGCGTGTTGCTGGCGCAAGGCATCAGCAGCCTGTTCAACCACCACTCGCAACCTGAGGAAGTGGTCGAGGTAATCAAGGAAGAGCCGGCACCGGCCAGTGACAGCGGCGGCTGGAATGACCAGGGCGGGCAGCAGCAGGTAGCCGACAACGGCGGCTGGGGCAACGACCAGGGCGGCTGGGCCGATACCGACTACGGTAGCGATGACGGTGGCTTCTTCTCGGATGACGATACGTTCGTCTGA
- a CDS encoding PolC-type DNA polymerase III, whose amino-acid sequence MERIAVIDFETTGISPGAGCRATEVAVVMLERGRIVERYQSLMNAGVPVPAFVAGLTGITTAMLRTAPPVDKVMNEVAEFVGDTPLLAHNAAFDQKFWDYELGRIGRIRRQSFACSLLLSRRLLPAAPNHKLGTLTRWAGLPDTGTAHRAMADAEMAANLLQHLAGVLRQTHGVQQLSHELLCRLQKTPAAKVRETLARFA is encoded by the coding sequence ATGGAACGTATTGCTGTCATCGACTTTGAAACCACCGGCATCTCGCCTGGTGCCGGCTGCCGTGCCACCGAGGTGGCGGTAGTGATGCTCGAACGCGGGCGCATTGTCGAGCGCTACCAGAGCCTGATGAATGCCGGTGTGCCGGTGCCTGCCTTCGTCGCCGGGCTGACCGGTATCACCACGGCGATGCTGCGCACGGCACCGCCGGTGGACAAGGTGATGAACGAGGTGGCCGAGTTCGTCGGTGACACCCCACTGCTGGCCCACAACGCCGCCTTCGACCAGAAGTTCTGGGATTACGAACTGGGCCGCATCGGCCGCATCCGTCGGCAGTCCTTCGCCTGTTCCCTGCTGTTGTCACGGCGCCTGTTGCCAGCGGCACCGAACCACAAGCTGGGTACCCTGACCCGTTGGGCCGGGCTGCCGGACACCGGTACTGCGCACCGGGCCATGGCCGATGCCGAAATGGCCGCGAACCTGCTGCAACACCTGGCTGGTGTGCTGCGTCAGACCCACGGCGTGCAGCAGCTTTCCCACGAACTCCTGTGCCGCCTGCAGAAAACGCCTGCGGCGAAAGTCCGCGAAACCTTGGCCAGGTTCGCCTGA
- a CDS encoding TIGR03862 family flavoprotein: MSEKSPASPPLAVVIGGGPAGLMAAEAMAQAGLTVEVFDAMPSVGRKFLLAGVGGMNITHSEAYPQFVSRYAERQAEIDGLLRDFDADALRQWIHGLGIETFVGTSGRVFPTDMKAAPLLRAWLKRLRDNGVVIHTRHRWLGWNADGSLRIAYPQGELQVKADAVVLALGGASWARLGSDGAWQPLLAERTVDISPLRPSNCGFEVEGWSPLLVDKFAGAPLKNIALSVPGMAPRKGEFILTAQGVEGSLVYAWSAQLRQAIEHEGQARLLLDLLPDKPVDKIAQALAKPRGSRSMAKHLHSQLGIDGVKAGLLRELTDQATFADPLALAQAIKALPITLVRTRPLDEAISSAGGVRFEGLDEGLMVRQMPGVFCAGEMLDWEAPTGGYLLTACFASGLRAGRAAVDWLVRSA, encoded by the coding sequence ATGTCAGAAAAATCCCCCGCTTCCCCTCCCCTGGCCGTCGTTATCGGCGGCGGCCCTGCCGGGCTGATGGCCGCAGAAGCCATGGCCCAGGCGGGCCTGACGGTGGAAGTGTTCGACGCCATGCCATCGGTGGGCCGCAAGTTCCTGCTGGCCGGTGTCGGCGGCATGAACATCACCCATTCGGAAGCTTATCCACAGTTCGTTTCGCGTTACGCCGAACGGCAGGCCGAGATCGACGGGCTGCTGCGCGACTTCGATGCCGATGCGCTGCGCCAGTGGATTCACGGGCTGGGTATCGAAACCTTTGTCGGTACCTCAGGCCGGGTTTTCCCGACCGACATGAAAGCGGCCCCGCTGCTGCGCGCCTGGCTCAAGCGCCTGCGTGACAATGGTGTAGTTATCCACACCCGCCATCGCTGGCTGGGCTGGAATGCCGACGGGAGCTTGCGAATTGCTTATCCACAGGGTGAATTGCAGGTCAAGGCCGACGCCGTGGTGCTGGCCCTTGGTGGCGCCAGCTGGGCGAGGCTGGGCTCCGATGGGGCCTGGCAGCCCTTGCTGGCGGAACGCACTGTGGATATCTCCCCGCTGCGGCCGAGCAACTGCGGCTTCGAGGTCGAAGGTTGGAGTCCACTGCTTGTGGACAAGTTTGCGGGGGCTCCGCTGAAGAATATTGCCCTGAGTGTGCCGGGCATGGCGCCGCGCAAGGGCGAGTTCATCCTCACCGCACAGGGTGTCGAAGGCAGCCTGGTGTATGCGTGGTCGGCTCAGCTGCGCCAGGCCATCGAGCATGAGGGGCAAGCCAGGCTGTTGCTCGATCTGCTGCCGGACAAGCCTGTGGACAAGATTGCCCAGGCGCTGGCCAAGCCGCGCGGGTCGCGGTCGATGGCCAAGCATCTGCACAGCCAGCTGGGGATCGATGGGGTCAAGGCGGGCCTGCTGCGGGAGCTGACGGATCAAGCGACGTTTGCAGATCCCCTGGCACTGGCACAGGCGATCAAGGCCTTGCCGATCACGCTGGTGCGGACTCGACCGCTGGATGAGGCGATCAGCAGTGCCGGTGGCGTGCGTTTCGAAGGGTTGGATGAAGGCTTGATGGTTCGCCAGATGCCGGGGGTGTTCTGTGCTGGCGAGATGCTGGACTGGGAGGCGCCGACCGGGGGGTATCTGCTGACGGCCTGCTTTGCCAGCGGGCTGCGTGCGGGGCGTGCGGCGGTGGATTGGTTGGTGCGGTCTGCCTGA
- a CDS encoding DUF6515 family protein encodes MKSRIWQLAGVGLLGLSISLGAMAEGPGEGHGEGRGNEGGPGRSLNSRDEVQQTQPARQGYYQDIPRHNGDNRHWQAGGPGQRPGGDWQGRPDGHGNGWGPGPQYRPGHTVDHFPDRYWKVPYRGNDYFYSGGYWYRPHGGSYVVVTPPYGVRVNYLPSYAREVWLGGALFFLVADTYYQYLADSQEYVVVNPPAMAPAPLPAAAPASNGYDVIAYPMYGQGQEQQDQDRYQCHRWAVSQSGFDPATAPYAPPVEVASNYRRALSACFSGRGYSVN; translated from the coding sequence ATGAAGTCGCGCATCTGGCAGTTGGCAGGTGTTGGTTTGCTGGGTTTGAGCATCAGTCTCGGGGCCATGGCCGAAGGCCCGGGCGAGGGGCATGGCGAGGGGCGTGGCAACGAAGGTGGCCCCGGCCGCTCGCTCAACTCGCGTGACGAAGTGCAGCAGACCCAGCCCGCGCGGCAGGGCTATTACCAGGATATCCCCCGGCATAACGGTGACAACCGGCACTGGCAAGCCGGCGGCCCAGGGCAACGGCCCGGCGGCGACTGGCAGGGGCGCCCGGATGGCCACGGCAATGGCTGGGGCCCCGGACCGCAGTATCGCCCAGGGCACACGGTCGATCACTTCCCGGACCGCTACTGGAAGGTGCCGTACCGCGGCAACGACTACTTCTATTCCGGGGGCTACTGGTATCGCCCGCACGGTGGCAGCTACGTGGTGGTGACACCGCCCTACGGCGTGCGGGTCAACTACCTGCCGTCCTATGCGCGGGAAGTCTGGCTGGGCGGCGCACTGTTCTTCCTGGTGGCCGACACCTACTACCAGTACCTGGCCGACAGCCAGGAGTATGTCGTGGTCAACCCGCCCGCCATGGCCCCGGCACCATTGCCAGCGGCAGCCCCGGCCAGCAACGGCTACGACGTGATTGCCTACCCGATGTATGGCCAAGGGCAGGAGCAGCAGGACCAGGACCGCTACCAGTGCCACCGTTGGGCGGTGAGCCAGTCAGGCTTTGACCCGGCAACGGCGCCTTATGCGCCACCCGTGGAAGTGGCGAGCAACTACCGACGGGCACTGAGTGCCTGCTTCAGTGGCCGAGGCTATAGCGTCAACTGA
- the hrpB gene encoding ATP-dependent helicase HrpB, with protein sequence MNSLPIDAVLPALRQALENRDEAVLEAPPGAGKTTRVPLALLNEPWLAGQTILMLEPRRLAARAAAERLASELGEKVGETVGYRIRLDSKVGPNTRIEVVTEGILTRRLQADPALDGVGLLIFDEFHERSLDADLALALSLNGRELLRDDPALKILLMSATLEGERLSRLLDDAPVVSSEGRMHPVDIRWGRPFQPGEFIEPRVVDNVLLALAEQPGSVLVFLPGQAEIRRVHQSLQDALGERPDVLLCPLHGELDLNAQRAAIDPPPKGLRKVVLATNIAETSLTIDGVRVVIDAGLARVPRFDPGSGMTRLDTQRISRASATQRAGRAGRLEPGVCYRLWSEAQHEQLAAHGSAEILQADLAGLALQLARWGVTPGQLRWLDQPPAAAFSQARDLLGRLGAFKPGSHDHLSEHGQMMAELPAHPRIAHLLLRGQQLGLASMACDVAALLGERDIQRGGGADLHSRLALVSGESKAGRGGQGGVQRARQLARQYRGLLRGKVGAAVADPDHPRWLGALLALAYPDRVAQQRREGGAEYRLANGRAALFAEVDALMKCPWLVIADLGSRQGQREERIYLAAEFDPALLDDVLAEQVEHVDILDWDEREQVLRAERQTKVGELVLSREPLPGLNDEARAQALVGLVRRKGLHLLSWTPELRQWQARVALLRQLDLLKDGQSEWPDLGDEALLASLEDWLQPYLGKVSRLSHLAALDLSSILRNLLPWPLPQRLDEWAPAHLAVPSGSSIRLDYSETPPILAVRLQELFGLADTPRIANGRQQVKLHLLSPARRPVQVTQDLANFWRTTYAEVKKDLKGRYPKHYWPDDPLVAEATARAKPRGT encoded by the coding sequence ATGAATTCTTTACCGATCGATGCTGTCTTGCCCGCCTTGCGTCAAGCCCTGGAAAACCGTGACGAAGCCGTGCTCGAAGCACCTCCCGGTGCGGGCAAGACCACCCGCGTGCCGCTGGCGCTGCTCAACGAGCCGTGGCTGGCCGGGCAGACCATCCTCATGCTTGAGCCGCGCCGCCTGGCTGCGCGCGCGGCGGCCGAGCGCCTGGCCAGTGAACTGGGCGAAAAGGTCGGTGAAACCGTGGGCTACCGCATCCGCCTGGACAGCAAGGTCGGGCCCAACACCCGCATCGAAGTGGTCACCGAAGGCATTCTCACCCGCCGGTTGCAGGCCGATCCGGCACTCGACGGCGTGGGGCTGCTGATCTTCGATGAATTTCATGAGCGCAGCCTGGATGCCGACCTGGCCCTGGCGCTGAGCCTCAATGGCCGCGAACTGCTGCGTGACGACCCTGCGCTGAAGATACTGCTGATGTCGGCGACCCTGGAAGGCGAGCGCCTGTCGCGGCTGCTCGACGACGCGCCGGTGGTCAGCAGCGAGGGGCGCATGCACCCGGTGGATATCCGCTGGGGCCGGCCGTTCCAGCCGGGCGAGTTCATTGAACCTCGGGTTGTGGATAACGTGCTGCTGGCGTTGGCCGAACAACCCGGCAGCGTGCTGGTGTTCTTGCCTGGGCAGGCCGAGATCCGTCGTGTGCACCAAAGCCTGCAGGACGCCTTGGGCGAGCGCCCCGATGTGCTGCTCTGCCCGCTGCACGGTGAGCTGGACCTCAATGCCCAGCGTGCGGCCATCGACCCGCCGCCCAAGGGCCTGCGCAAGGTGGTGCTGGCCACCAACATTGCTGAAACCAGCCTGACCATCGACGGCGTGCGCGTTGTCATCGATGCCGGCCTGGCGCGCGTGCCGCGCTTCGACCCCGGCAGCGGCATGACCCGCCTCGACACCCAGCGGATTTCCCGCGCCAGTGCCACCCAGCGCGCGGGCCGTGCCGGGCGTCTGGAACCGGGGGTGTGCTACCGCCTGTGGTCCGAGGCTCAGCATGAACAACTGGCCGCACACGGCAGCGCTGAGATCCTCCAGGCTGACCTCGCTGGCCTGGCCCTGCAGTTGGCGCGCTGGGGTGTCACCCCAGGGCAGTTGCGCTGGCTCGACCAGCCACCTGCCGCGGCGTTTTCCCAGGCCCGGGACCTGCTGGGGCGGCTAGGCGCGTTCAAGCCAGGCAGCCACGACCATCTCAGCGAACACGGCCAGATGATGGCTGAATTGCCGGCTCATCCGCGCATTGCCCATCTGTTGCTGCGGGGTCAGCAACTTGGCCTGGCCAGCATGGCTTGCGATGTCGCGGCGCTGCTCGGCGAGCGTGATATCCAGCGCGGTGGTGGGGCCGACCTGCACAGCCGGTTGGCGCTGGTCAGCGGCGAGAGCAAGGCCGGCCGGGGCGGCCAGGGTGGCGTGCAGCGGGCCCGGCAACTCGCTCGCCAATACCGTGGCCTGTTGCGCGGCAAGGTCGGCGCAGCAGTGGCCGACCCTGATCATCCTCGCTGGCTCGGCGCCTTGCTGGCGCTGGCCTATCCCGACCGGGTCGCCCAGCAGCGGCGTGAGGGCGGTGCCGAGTATCGCCTGGCCAACGGCCGTGCTGCCTTGTTCGCCGAGGTCGATGCATTGATGAAATGCCCGTGGCTGGTGATCGCCGACCTGGGCAGCCGGCAAGGGCAACGGGAAGAGCGCATCTACCTGGCAGCCGAGTTCGACCCGGCGCTGCTCGATGACGTGCTGGCTGAGCAGGTCGAGCACGTCGATATCCTCGACTGGGACGAGCGTGAGCAGGTGTTGCGCGCCGAACGCCAGACCAAGGTTGGCGAACTGGTGCTGAGCCGCGAACCATTGCCCGGCCTGAATGATGAAGCCCGCGCCCAGGCACTGGTTGGCCTGGTGCGGCGCAAAGGCTTGCATCTGCTGAGCTGGACCCCGGAGCTGCGCCAGTGGCAGGCGCGGGTGGCTCTGTTGCGTCAGCTGGATCTGCTCAAGGATGGGCAAAGCGAATGGCCCGACCTGGGTGATGAGGCCCTGTTGGCCAGCCTGGAAGACTGGCTGCAACCCTATCTGGGCAAAGTCTCGCGGCTGAGCCATTTGGCTGCCCTGGACCTTTCATCGATCTTGCGCAATCTGCTGCCCTGGCCATTGCCACAGCGCCTGGATGAATGGGCACCGGCGCATCTGGCGGTGCCGTCCGGCTCGAGCATTCGCCTGGACTACAGCGAGACCCCGCCAATCCTTGCCGTACGCTTGCAAGAGCTGTTCGGCCTGGCCGACACCCCGCGCATCGCCAATGGTCGTCAGCAGGTGAAGTTGCACCTGTTGTCACCCGCTCGGCGGCCGGTGCAGGTGACCCAGGATCTTGCCAACTTCTGGCGTACGACTTATGCCGAGGTGAAGAAGGATCTGAAGGGCAGGTACCCCAAGCACTATTGGCCGGATGATCCATTGGTGGCTGAGGCTACCGCACGGGCCAAGCCGCGCGGCACCTGA
- a CDS encoding DEAD/DEAH box helicase: MNFAQLGLIEPLLRTLQQLDYTTPTPVQAKAIPAVLAGRDLMAAAQTGTGKTAGFALPVLQRLALEGEKVASNSIRALVLVPTRELAEQVHNNVREYAENLPLSTYAVYGGVSINPQMMRLRRGVDLLVATPGRLLDLFRQNAVKFNQVQTLVLDEADRMLDLGFAEELQSVYAALPRKRQTLLFSATFSEQIRMLAGLALNDPLSIEVSPRNAAATTVKQWLVPVDKKRKTDLFMHLLRKQRWKQVLVFAKTRNGVDQLVERLLADGVNADGIHGDRPQATRQRALDSFKAREIQVLVATDVAARGLDIDDLPLVVNLDLPIVAEDYVHRIGRTGRAGNKGEAISLVCADEVQMLSAIEVLTRQTLPRHEEPDFIPEHRVPMTDASGQVIKKPKKPKKPKENSAKRGLGRWMDSAEAGAGEPAVKAVRKVPSFNSGPRKRKP; encoded by the coding sequence ATGAATTTCGCCCAACTCGGCCTGATCGAACCGCTGCTGCGCACCTTGCAGCAGCTGGACTACACCACCCCGACCCCGGTCCAGGCCAAGGCCATCCCCGCCGTGCTGGCTGGCCGCGACCTGATGGCTGCGGCCCAGACTGGCACCGGCAAGACTGCCGGTTTCGCCCTGCCAGTGCTGCAGCGCCTGGCCCTGGAAGGGGAGAAGGTCGCCAGCAATTCGATCCGCGCGCTGGTACTGGTGCCAACCCGCGAACTGGCCGAACAGGTGCATAACAACGTGCGCGAGTATGCCGAAAACCTGCCGCTGAGCACCTACGCGGTGTACGGCGGGGTCAGCATCAACCCGCAGATGATGCGCCTGCGCCGTGGCGTCGACCTGCTGGTTGCCACGCCTGGTCGTTTGCTCGACTTGTTCCGTCAGAACGCGGTGAAGTTCAACCAGGTGCAGACCTTGGTGCTCGACGAAGCCGACCGCATGCTCGACCTGGGCTTTGCCGAGGAGCTGCAGTCGGTGTACGCCGCCTTGCCGCGCAAGCGCCAGACGCTGCTGTTCTCTGCCACTTTCTCCGAGCAGATCCGCATGCTCGCGGGCCTGGCCCTGAACGACCCGCTGAGCATCGAGGTCAGCCCGCGCAACGCGGCCGCCACCACGGTCAAGCAGTGGCTGGTGCCTGTGGACAAGAAGCGCAAGACAGACTTGTTCATGCACCTGCTGCGTAAGCAGCGCTGGAAGCAGGTGCTGGTGTTCGCCAAGACCCGCAATGGCGTCGATCAGCTGGTCGAGCGCTTGCTGGCCGATGGTGTAAATGCCGATGGCATCCACGGCGACCGCCCGCAGGCCACCCGCCAGCGCGCGCTGGACAGCTTCAAGGCGCGGGAGATCCAGGTGCTGGTGGCGACCGATGTCGCGGCCCGTGGCCTGGATATCGACGACTTGCCGCTGGTGGTCAACCTCGACCTGCCGATCGTGGCAGAGGATTATGTGCACCGCATCGGCCGTACCGGCCGGGCTGGCAACAAGGGGGAGGCGATTTCGCTGGTGTGTGCCGATGAAGTGCAGATGCTGTCGGCGATTGAAGTGCTGACCCGGCAGACCTTGCCGCGTCATGAGGAACCCGACTTCATCCCCGAGCACCGGGTACCGATGACCGATGCCAGTGGCCAGGTGATCAAGAAGCCGAAGAAGCCCAAGAAGCCGAAAGAGAACAGCGCCAAGCGTGGCCTGGGGCGGTGGATGGACAGCGCCGAGGCGGGAGCGGGTGAGCCGGCAGTGAAGGCCGTGCGCAAGGTGCCGAGCTTCAACAGCGGGCCGCGCAAGCGCAAACCGTAA
- the yedA gene encoding drug/metabolite exporter YedA yields the protein MPASRCFPLLLIGAFLALYLVWGSTYLFIRIGVESWPPMLMAGVRFLIAGGLLYGFLRWRGVPAPTWPQWRAAGAIGFLLLSCGNGGVTVAEHAGVASGVAALAVATVPLFTLLFGLLFGHRNSRLEWAGIFLGLLGIALLNLGSNLQASPIGAALILFAAASWAFGSVWSKSLPLPQGPMASAAEMLVGGAVLLLGSVLSGERMTQMPTAAGWGALAYLVLFGSILAFSAYMYLLKNVRPAAATSYAYVNPAVAVLLGIVFAGEEIGAEECLAMAVIIGAVVLIGLPQWRKAPEQPLKGEICK from the coding sequence ATGCCTGCCTCCCGTTGTTTCCCGTTGCTGCTGATTGGCGCCTTCCTGGCCTTGTACCTGGTCTGGGGTTCCACCTACCTGTTCATCCGCATTGGCGTCGAGTCATGGCCGCCGATGCTGATGGCGGGGGTGCGCTTCCTGATTGCGGGCGGCCTGCTTTACGGCTTCCTGCGCTGGCGCGGGGTGCCGGCACCGACCTGGCCGCAATGGCGTGCGGCAGGTGCCATCGGCTTTCTGCTGCTCAGCTGCGGCAATGGCGGTGTGACCGTCGCCGAGCATGCTGGCGTGGCATCGGGTGTGGCGGCGTTGGCGGTGGCCACGGTGCCGCTGTTCACCCTGCTATTCGGTTTGCTGTTCGGCCACCGCAACTCGCGCCTGGAATGGGCCGGGATCTTCCTTGGCCTGCTCGGTATCGCTTTGCTCAACCTGGGCTCGAACCTGCAGGCCAGCCCCATTGGCGCGGCGCTGATCCTGTTCGCGGCGGCGTCGTGGGCGTTCGGTTCGGTGTGGAGCAAAAGCCTGCCGCTGCCCCAGGGGCCGATGGCCAGTGCCGCCGAGATGCTGGTCGGCGGCGCGGTATTGCTGCTGGGCAGCGTGCTGTCGGGTGAGCGCATGACGCAGATGCCGACCGCCGCTGGCTGGGGCGCGCTGGCTTACCTGGTGTTGTTCGGTTCGATCCTCGCCTTCAGTGCCTACATGTACCTGCTCAAGAACGTGCGCCCGGCAGCCGCTACCAGCTACGCCTACGTCAACCCGGCGGTGGCGGTGCTGCTGGGCATCGTGTTCGCCGGCGAAGAAATCGGCGCGGAAGAATGCCTGGCCATGGCGGTGATCATCGGCGCGGTGGTGCTGATTGGCCTGCCGCAGTGGCGCAAGGCGCCCGAGCAGCCGTTGAAGGGCGAAATCTGCAAGTAG
- a CDS encoding polyribonucleotide nucleotidyltransferase, whose product MRIPSRVIGGALIVTLLTQLTACGTIFYPERRGQIGGKIDPVVAAMDAIGILFYVIPGLIAFGIDFATGAIYYKGGHTAQIDPVKLRDAVSPDGKVDNLKLQAILESELGQRLPLDDPRLIQHRGSVEQLAALGLVPAA is encoded by the coding sequence ATGCGCATCCCATCCCGCGTCATTGGTGGCGCCCTGATCGTCACCCTGCTGACCCAGTTGACGGCCTGCGGTACCATTTTCTATCCAGAGCGCCGTGGCCAGATCGGCGGCAAGATCGACCCCGTGGTTGCCGCGATGGACGCCATCGGCATCCTGTTCTACGTGATCCCGGGCCTGATCGCCTTCGGCATCGACTTCGCCACGGGCGCCATCTATTACAAAGGCGGGCACACTGCCCAAATCGACCCGGTAAAACTGCGTGACGCCGTCAGCCCGGACGGCAAGGTCGACAACCTCAAGCTGCAGGCCATTCTCGAAAGCGAACTGGGCCAGCGCCTGCCGCTGGATGATCCACGGCTGATCCAGCACCGCGGCAGCGTCGAGCAGTTGGCGGCCTTGGGCCTGGTACCTGCGGCCTGA
- a CDS encoding cation diffusion facilitator family transporter: MITPAEHQRLLRLATRASLAVASILVLSKAVAWWLSGSVSLLAGLTDSALDAVASFLNLLAVHYALRPADDDHRFGHGKAEALAGMAQALFIGVSAVLIGVQAVERLRAPEPLGDTAIGIAVMLLSLALTVALLALQRKVIRLTGSTAVRADSLHYRSDLLLNGSILLALLLARVGWPQLDALFGLGIAFYILWSALQIARESTAILMDKELPGDIGEGMAELVLGIPGVKGVHDLRTRVSGNQWFVQLHLELPGQLPLHEAHDLCVRASAVIRQRYPQADVMVHADPV, from the coding sequence ATGATTACCCCGGCCGAACACCAGCGCTTACTTCGCCTGGCCACCCGCGCATCACTGGCGGTGGCCAGCATTCTGGTCCTGAGCAAGGCCGTGGCCTGGTGGCTCAGCGGCTCGGTCAGCCTGCTGGCCGGGCTGACCGACTCGGCACTGGATGCCGTCGCCTCGTTTCTCAACTTGCTTGCCGTGCACTACGCCCTGCGCCCGGCCGATGACGATCATCGTTTCGGCCACGGCAAGGCCGAGGCTCTGGCCGGCATGGCCCAGGCACTGTTTATCGGGGTGAGCGCTGTGTTGATCGGGGTACAGGCTGTCGAACGCCTGCGAGCACCAGAGCCGCTGGGCGACACGGCCATCGGCATCGCCGTGATGCTGCTGTCGCTGGCGCTGACCGTCGCCTTGCTGGCATTGCAGCGCAAGGTCATTCGCCTGACCGGTTCCACGGCCGTGCGCGCCGATTCACTGCATTACCGCTCCGACCTGTTGCTCAACGGCAGCATCCTGCTCGCCCTGCTGCTGGCGCGCGTTGGCTGGCCGCAGCTGGATGCGCTGTTCGGCCTCGGCATCGCGTTCTACATCCTCTGGAGTGCGCTGCAAATTGCCCGCGAAAGCACGGCGATTCTCATGGACAAGGAATTGCCCGGCGACATCGGCGAAGGGATGGCCGAACTGGTCCTGGGCATTCCCGGTGTGAAAGGCGTGCACGACCTGCGCACGCGCGTGTCGGGCAACCAGTGGTTCGTGCAACTGCACCTTGAGCTGCCGGGGCAGCTGCCGCTGCATGAGGCCCACGACTTGTGCGTGCGGGCCTCGGCGGTCATCCGCCAGCGTTATCCACAGGCGGACGTGATGGTGCATGCCGATCCGGTGTGA